The region gatggtaaggccacacctggagtattgtgtccagttctggtcgccgcatctcaaaaaagacataatggaaatggaaaaggtgcaaaagagagcgactaagatgattacggggctggggcaccttccttatgaggaaaggctacggcgtttgggcctcttcagcctagaaaagagacgcttgaggggggacatgattgagacatacaaaattatgcagggaatggacagagtggatagggagatgctctttacactctcacataataccagaaccaggggacatccactaaaattgagtgttgggcgggttaggacagacaaaagaaaatatttctttactcagcgtgtggtcggtctgtggaactccttgccacaggatgtggtgctggcatctagcctagacgcctttaaaaggggattggacgagtttctggaggaaaaatccattatggggtacaagccatgatgagtatgtgcaacctcctgattttaggaatgggttaagtcagaatgccagatgtaggggagggcaccaggatgaggtctcttgttatatcaggtgtgctccctggggcatttggtgggccgctgtgagatacaggaagctggactagatgggcctatggcctgatccagtggggctgttcttatgttcttatgtaaaaaagtgaaaattgggggaaaactagcctcctcatctggttaattggccataacttttgatagaatacagatattccaatgtggtttgttccattgcattctgcattaaatatctTTCTgatgatataacatgatgttattattcgtatataacaaggttttcacaattttggccactagtgtcaagctcagcttgttgccccccccccaaagcttgttgcccagtgcggttgctaccccctgcactcccttagctatgccactgatcctaattgttatcattattattattatcagtatttctataccgcttttcaactaaaagttcacaattcTGCCAATTAGCTTAATTCAGAAAGTGAAAATATTATGTGGAACCCAGTTGCTAAATAATGGGCTAGAACAATCTGAAAGACCATGGTGATGTCTCTTTATGCAAttttcatttacaaaaaaaaatgtttatcatGCATTTTGTTTCATCTTGCTGAAGAAATTGGAACAACTGGAAGAGGAGGAACAACTAAGGCAAGCAGCTGGAGAATATGACAGTGATTCAGAAAGCGAAGATGAGGAAATGATGGAAATCAGACAATTGGCGCAGCAGATtcgggaaaaaaagaaattgaaattCTTGGAATCCAAGGAGAAAGATACCCAGGGGCCCAAGATGCCCAGGACAGCCAGAAAGGCAAGTGGAAAATAGTTTCACAAGAAAGTGTTGGGACATGACTGCAGTTAAGGGATTAAGTGTTGCCTGCTCTTGTTCTTCCATTCATTTGCTACGCCCTTTTCTTCACAAACACAGCAGCATCATTAACATGGTTATGGTCAGAAATACCAGTAGTCAGATGAAAAGAGTAGGATCAAGGTGTGGTCTGTTTAGAGATCATCTTGAACATATAGATACAGTCTTGAGGCCTTGTCTACACATGCATGAGGTGGTAGAGTAAACCAGGCTGCTTCAGGCTAAAACTGAGGGGATGCCATTTTTCAACTTTCCCCAGCATAAAAAAGGCCCCGCAGTCTGAAAACAGAACTAGCACATTGGAGAGACAATGCCTTGACTTGTTCCGTGTTGTGCTATTTTTTTGCTTGCAGAAAACATTTCCCATATCGGAGCATTTGAAAATGTGGGTCCCTACCTACTGTTTGAAGTGATACACTTCATTCTACAACCCCtttttgctgcatgtgtagatcagGCCTTAGCTGATATGATTCCATTGTCAAGGTTACTGAGAcaatgtttgcaaagcactttgatgCTCTataacagggatgtccaaacattttggcaggagggccacatcatctctcagacactatgttgggggccaggaaaaaaaaattaatttacatttaaaatttgaataaatttacataatgaatatattaaagatggaacttacatgaatgaatgaaggtcttgcagtagctcaaggcctataaaaggccttgcacaaagcaagaccagcctttcctttgctgctgctactgcatcacagatgtgaaacaacaagtagtggagggagctctcatcccacagctcacgcgagaggtcgaacagttgccctcacactgagagcagttgtgtcaggtcagcccgggttccagcaagtttctggagggccagaggctcattggagactgggggctccctgtgggccggattgggagtccccaagggctgcaagtggcccccaggccaggatttgggcacccctgctctataatgtTATATAAGCATGAAGTATTGCTTATGGCTGATGTAGGAGACATATTGTGCATCTGCACCTAGTGTGCTGTTGAACTCATTTGAAGTCAGTGTATATTTGAGGGCATTCTGCACTATGCTAAAACAATCTGGAGGAAGTAGGTAATAATGAACAGTTGAAACTCCTGCTTTCTCAGCTGGTTATATCAAACTGCTGCTTTCTGTTGTCGTTTTTGGACAGACTGATCCTTTCATGGGTTCTTCAGTGCCATTGAAAAATGAAATGGTATTGATAATGGGGAAAATAACCAATCCCTTATGGCTTTAGGTTCAACGGAAGACATTAGAGAAGGAGATGAGTGACCTTGGGCTTGACATGACTGGCAAAGATGAAGTAAGAtggttttaaatgttttttgtaTTGATTTTTGCAAGCATTGCTTTTGTTGTTAAAGCTCATTGTTCTGCCTCTTTGTCAAGGGAATAAACTGAAATGGGGTAAGAGGGATATCTGTGCTTCCTGGATTTTACTTAAGAATTCTATTGTTTTAGCAATAGTGAAGCTTGTTCTTTCAAGATCTTGGTTGAATGACGAGGTGATATTTGGTAAAAATTGAATCCAAAGCATCTTATCAAATGAGGGCCTCATTTTAAAGAAGATTTCTAAAATTTATTTGATCTGTGAATTCTCAGGCACATTACATAGCCCAGACAAGATCTCGGAGTGTTACACGAAAACGCAAACGAGAGGAATCTGAACCACCTGTATCTGTGGCACGAAGTCGCAGTTCCTCCCGAACCCCTCGCGATGTATCTGGTCTTCGAGATGTGAAGGTCTGTCTCAGTTTATTAATGTTATTAACACTTTATAGTAATAAGTCTTAATACAAAATACAGATTCTATGTTGTAATAGTGGAGGCTATAATTTCTTGTAGAGCATTTTGAAATAGACTATCGTAACTGTTTTTGTGGCAAAGGTGGAATCTAGGATCTATGCAGTGGTAACTGTCAGCAGTGTCTGTTTCTTGTTCTAAATTATGGCTTTGGTTTGAACCATCTTGACTGAAAAATTAATGATAAAATGTAACTTCTTAAACAAAATTTATCCCAATTCGTTTACAACAGGAGCCGCCAAActcccatgggctggatctggtacTTCAAGATTTTCCTTCCTAGTGCTGCGGTGACAAAGCCTTACCATGACAGCCTCCTCCTGTCTTTACAGGAACTCACACCAGGGAGCCACTTCCATCACACATcatcccagaaggctctgtgccctggtttcggtgggggtgggaggggggagtggctgCTGGTGTAAGTTTCTGCAAAGGTCAGCTGTAGAGATAGGATGCTGTGGCACTGAATGGTAAGGTTTCATTGCAACTGGAAGGATAATCTCAGGGCACAGCATCCCTTGGTTTGGAGATAGCTGATTAGAATGCTGCATTTCTTTAATTTTGAGGAAAGAAAATTGGGAGAAGAAAAATCCACATACATTTTTGTACAGTTAAATATCCACAATATACTGTCATGCAGGAAGGGATGTGATGCTACTAGTGAAGTGTCTGATAGGGTGTCCTAATGTTGCAGAGGTAGGGCAGGCAGAAAGCTCTAGGGAAGAAGAGAGACAATGTGCAGAGAGGGACAGGTGGCCAGGAAGTGTAGTGATGGAAGGCTGAACTGGTCTGAAATAAGCTGTTAAATTCTTGACTTCACAACCAACTATTGGTGTTTCTTGTATAGATGGTGAAGAAGACTAAAACCATGATGAAGAAAGCTCAGAGGAAAATGAATCGGTTGGGCAAGCAAGGGGAGGCAGATAGACATGTGTTTGACCTTAAACCTAAGCATCTGTTTGCTGGAAAGAGGAAATCTGGTAAAACACAAAGACGATGAATGGTGTGAAGAGAACTACAAAGAAATGACTGTCTTCTACTAAGACATTAAAAAATAAGACTAACTTTGTATGGAAACTTCTTGTTTGCAGGGACATAGAAATATATCACAAACATGTATATTAATTTTGTTAATGCAATTTCTGAACCAGAAGCTGATTTtacagggctggggtttgagcttGGATCTCTGCCAGAGTAGATGGTACTGAGATAAAAAGTGCATGACATGAGGCAAGGCAGCTTTCAGTTCACTTCTGGCTGGGAGGTTCAACCTGCTTAAGATATTCTTGAAAAAGTGTTGGCAAGGAGATGTGGTTGTATAAGATCAACAGGTAGTGCTTTAGACTCTGTGGTGGGTATACTACTTATGGTATTGAAAAGAATTTGGCAATTATATGCTATTGTTCAGGCCTTGTTCACTTTGTCCCAGATATTATGGTGGATCAGTACTAATGAAGAGAGAGATCCAACCAGGGCCAGACTCCATGCAATGTTAAATATGTCCCTACCATCAAATATGCTTCGGTTTTTGATGGTAAACAACAGCTTAATTGGGACTATGGTGAGTGGTGGCAACATGGCTTTATTCCCTAACCCTTGGGAATACTGCTTGATCCACTTCTGCTATTGGATGCTCAAGTGGCATACATGCTTTATCAGCTTCAGCAGATTtacaatataaaaaaataaaacaaagtggGGGAGAGGGCGAGTTAAGTATTCTTGTATTCTACCATGTGTAGTATTTTTTACACACTACCAAAATTAGACTATAGAAAATAAAAGGGCACATTAACTTtctacatttattttctggtcaagTAATACATTCACATAAGATGCTTTCACTTCTGTTAAGTTACTTTCAGAGCACATAAGACAAAGATTAGTATGtagctcaattttttttctttaagaaacAGTAAAATCTGATTCTATAGTTAATCACACTGATTTTGGAAATCCATTTCCAGCTTGAGATACTTTCAAAGGTATTGTGAGGAGTTCTTACCAACCTGTACTTTTACAGCGTTTCTTTTTGACAAAAGAAAGGCACATTTAGGCTTACACTACAAATTCTAATGTTTCTAATTTTGAAATACATGTATTTCCTGTTTGCAGGTGAAGTGCCTGGGGGAGTTACCATACCCTTCTGCAAAGATAAGCTGTAGGAATATTTAACACCACAttttgggtttaacttgggtaGCTTCTAGGAGTAGCTAGTCAAAAGATTGACAAATGAACTAATAAAAGCACCAGATTTGTTGACAGGGAGAAGATTATAGCACAGTAACTGCCTTTTTTTTTATTCCCAAGAGAAATAGAAGATGGTAATCTTGGGCCAAAACACTGTTATTCCAGATGCTAGATGGCAGAGTGAGATTTGAGTCTCTTTAAAATAACCTAAGTCATATAAAACAGTCTGTACTTTCAAAAGCAGTAACTTGTGGAAGTATACTCTTAAGTGGTGGCCAAGTTAATATTCCAAGTTCAGCCTCTGGGGTTGCTTCTAACTAAAGTGTACCTACAGATAGCTGGTCAGAAATCCAAACACTGTGTCTAAGAAGTGAAAGTAAGGAGAGTCAAACTAAGGTTTGACTTAGAGACCAACCATCCAAGCCATGCCATATGTAAGAACAAGAATATTCAGGATAATTCCTTCATATTTCAACCCTCTGTTGCAATCAACTCTACAAATGCTACTTCATCAGCATTAAATATAAAGCAACCACATCATCTGCTACTATACTCTTTTACATTCTGTGTATTTTATCATGATCAACAAACCTCTTCAGATTATTCAGATTATCCCACCACTTAAACAGAAAAGTCTCTGCAATCAGTCTGAACCACGGAGTAATCTTAATTTCATTCCGGGATGCCTTTTCCAAGAGTTCTCTCAACTCTTCCTGTGTCACATAACAGTAGCTTTTAATTTCATTGGGGTCTGGGTTGAGCATCACATTCTTCTGCATAAAAAGAATGTAGTCTATTTCATGTTCACCCCAGATACCATTGGACTGGGCTTTGTAGTGAATTCGGGTTAGATAAGACATGTCTTCTGGAGTTACCTACAAAACAAAAGTTTTTGTTAGACTACCAATAACCATAAACTCTAAGTAGTCATAGCAGTTCCAAGAACTTCCATTTTTCTTCTGAGAACAACTCAGTCCAGGCCTCACCCCAATTAATTAGAACTTTAGACCATAAGGGTCtaaatcagcagttttcaaactcccagggagttcaagaaccactgtaagtgtgtgcaggggaatcgggaaggcagcaggggtagAGGTAAGGTGCTTCCTGTTGATGTTCTAGAAGTCTCTCCCTCTATCatgccttctgcctgcctgcccactgcatttCCATTTAGCAGCTGAAAAAGCAAGTTTTTTTTAGTGATCTGGTAAAGCAAGAACAAAGGCAATAGGCATCAGGGAGCACAGAGAACATACTTTCTATAGGGTTCCCTCTTATccactgtttaataataataataataataataataacaataacaacaacaacaactaggtatttatatactgcctttctggtcatcagagtactcctctgactttattccaggcggtttacctaggcaggcatttctaaatccctcaaggggttttttacagtcatagaggctctctctttcaagaaccaacagcatttcagaatggatcttcctggtttggtctcacttctggcctccagttctcccacgcaggctggcaagcagggctccatctctcacatggagggcagccaagacgcttcttgctcacaccaagagcaggtggaatcactcagcttggcttgtcagctgcttcaccattctcagccgttcagggagctgctggtgtcctcaaactggcgacctcctgcccagtttcccaTATCCATAAGAGGACCAGGAACCTGTCCagcaggggcatgcctgtactggaTTCCTGGTCTGCCTTGTCAAACACCAAGTAGAAATGGTCCTTATGACTAGTGAAAAAGCATAACTTACTGAAATAATGACAAAATGTCACGTTTAGTCTCTTGTTCTCTGCTTTTGGGAATCAGGCAGGTTCAACATTGCCAAATAAGTACTGTACCTCTGATTAGTAATTATAGCTGCAAATACAACAACTAGATGCTATTCAACTAACTTCCCCCCAGGGAAGTAATTATTCTGAAGGAACTTTATTTACCTGTTCCAGAGGAATTCCCAACTCTGCTTTCAGTCGTCTCTGTGCTGCTCTTCGAACGCCAATTGCATTGTTTTCATCCAGTTCTAATGGGGTACTTAGAGGATGACTGCAACAAGTGTTTGTAAAACAATCTACAAAAAAGTTGTGTGGGTTAAGTTTTATGACTATTTTTTCCAGTTTCAAATTATAGAACACTTGAAATGGCCCACAGCAGTGGATTTTTGTTCACTAAACCAATCATGAAGTTAGAAATTAAAAATGCTTCGCATTCTGTGGTCAACAAACCTATAATTGGACTATTCAAGGTATTCCAAGCAATAGAACTTGCTCAAATGCTTAGCACCAGCAGGACAATGTTTCCACAATATAAATATCTGAAATTATGCTCCTAGAAATCTTTTGTATATTCCTTTAAAACTAATGCAAGGAGAGGTTAGCTTGAAATAACTGCATATTCTTCCTCAGTTATCGCATTCTTTCTTCAATTTCTCTTTCCTCTTTGtgtcatttagaccaggggtgcccaaaccccagccctggggccacatgcggccctcgaggcctctcagtgtgaccctcagggagaccccagtttccaatgagcctctggccctccagagatttgttggagcccgcactggcccgacataactgctctcagtgtgagggcaactgtttgacctcttgtgtgagctgtgggatgagggcttcctccactgcttgctgtttcacatctatgattcagtaacagcagcaaaggaaaggccagccttgctttgtacaaggccttttataggccttgagctattgcaagaccttcattcattcatataagttcatctttaatatattaatttatgtaaacttatgtaaatgtattcaaattttaaatgtaaattaattccttttccccccggcccctgacacagtgtcagagagatgatgtggccctcctgccaaaaactttggacacccctgatttagactgtgAGGCTTTGGAACAGGCACACAGATGCAAGTAATTCTAATAATCATTTGAATTGTAATACTTTATCTTCTACCCCAAATGTACACTTGTTGACTAATCAAAAGTGCACATTTGAGCAACGTCAATATGACCATGTTGCAAGTTACAAGTTACACTGTGTTATTGCACAGATCTGGTCCATCAGAAAGTGTTTGCCAGCTGCAGACCAAACAAATAAAGGAGGCAGGCATCTCCATAATACCACACCAAGGATCTTTCAGAGAAATTAACACTGTTAAAATATGTGGATAATAACATATAGCATTTCTCTGAAGTTGAAAagtaattgttttttaaaatactttataTTTCCCAGGCCTTCAGTGTGTAGTTCAAACAAAATTTATAGTctttcccccctcaaaaaagTCACAGCAGTTCACAAATTAACAAACAATGGCAGAATCATTAATACACCATTACAGAACAGCAAAATTAAATGGCAACCATTCcacaacaaaacagcagcagtatGGTAGGCTACTgtagtggccagtggcacaggATCTATGCTGCACAATGAAGACAAAGCTCATTGCAGAAGAACAAACCTGGGAACGTGATTTTCGCATCTGACCTCTGCTGCAACAGCAGCTTGTTGTCCATGTTGAACAAGAAAACACTAAAAGCACGGTGCAGCAATCCTAGGACAGCACAcagaaaacaagtttttaaaagaGATTTGACTACAATCAGAAAGGCAAACTAACATCCTGGTATAAATATGCACTATCTTGGTTTCCAGTGTAAAGTTTCTCATAATTCTAAGCACAGAGGCCAATTTCTCAGAATCTTTATTTACGCAAGTCGCAAACTCATGTTTTCGTTATACCAGGAACAGACAGCATTTTCTAATCTTTGGATGAAATCTTGTCCCCTTCTTCAATAAGCTGTTCCTTAGACCTAGGACACCCAAACTTAACAGAAGGTTGTCTCACCATATTCTCTCCTCCTCCAGATAGCCAATAAAATCACCATCTCTAAGCCCCTATACTGGTAACAACTAAAGCTATGGGTCTGCACAGGCCTAATGCTATATTTTTTCTGGCCACAACGAGCTGGTATGTTGAACTTCAGATGTTGACTGAAGCACTGCAAAAAGAAGCCTGTGACTCACACTGCTTCAGGTCTTGTCTGAAGCAAGGGAAGTTAATACATTCCCTGTACCAAACAAGACATTGTGCCCATCTTGTTTTATGGGATATTCAAACTTGCACTCATGTCTCCTGTATTGTTTCTTGAAGTGAACATCCAAAaactacccacagtttgagtgcAAACAGAAGTATACAAACCCAATGTTAAATGGAGTGACAGGTCTAGCAAGTTGCTTTGTGGACAATGTGTGCTGAATCAACTGGCAACTGCAAAAGACTACACTGCATTTCACCTGTCCCACCTGGATATGTTTACTCTTATCTGAGCTCAGCTCACTTAAACTGATCTTGTACATGATTGCACAAGTCTAACCTGTTTATCCAACTCCTAGTTTACTTGGTAGCACAAGGTGGAAGTTCTCAATCCAAATGGACCTTGGGGGCAGAATTCCTTTGCATGCAACAGATCTGAACTATTTTTGTAAAAGAATACCTTTATCAATGTTTTCATTCAGGTGGCAGTTCTTCTTTGTATCCGCACCAATTCGGTTGTCATTTTCATCAATGACAATGCACATCTCTTTCAGCAGTTGTACCTGCTGCTCATCCAGATCTTGTGTGTTTATTTCAGGCATGGTTGCAGTACTGATCTTTCTAACAAAAACAGAACCAGTCATTCAAAAAACAATTACTTCAGAGGTTTAATGAACTGTACCTTGCTTAAGATTTACCAGTGGCATTTACAAAATAAACTTTCCAACACAAGAATAAACTGAACATGGGTTTTGCCAGGGTAAGTCAGCAATATTGTATAATACCTTCTACACTAGAAAGTTATGCAAGTTTCTCATTCTTCAAGATAATTTTCACTGAAAGTTTGCGTATTACTTGTGATGGCTGACTAAGGTCAACTGTGGTCCTCCCTAAATTTTTCAGTTTCACAGTTGTTGGGTGCAATACTACTAGTTTTAGGTTGTACTATTTCAACTCTTTAAGACAAGATAGACTTTACAGTTTTAAGAATAGGTCTTTGTTGAGAATATTATCAATCAAGTGCAATTCACTTTCTTTGCTTATGGATTGTTTCAGAGGGCTCCTTTCAATACCCTATATAACCCTAGGTACGAATGGCTCTCATCCTTTTTCTTCATCTCTCCATTGCTGCTACGAGTCCTTCTCAAGTTCCTTTTGCCAACTGAAAAAACCACTAACTGctctgaagacagttcagaaacttcaCTTGCTCCACAATGCAGCTGCAAGCATGTTAGTGGCTTCCCATGGATGGCATGCATTACGTATACTGCACCAGCTGCACTGGCATCAACTGGcatctgggctcaattcaaagtgctggtgttgACTTACTGGCCTGGAATCAGGTTACCTTAAGGACTGCCTTCACCCATATCTAACTACCAGAAAGAACTGCTTCCTAAATGCTGCAGGTCAGGCCTGCCCTTAACATGTGGCAGGTACCAGCAACAGGGCTTTCTTGGAGGCAGCCCATAATTCTGAAACTGTCTTTCTGAGAGTATCTGCCAATCCCCCACAACTGCTTTCATATACCAGCTGAAGACACTGCCCCTTAATAATGCCTGGGCTGAATGCCTTGATTCTGCTCACCAAGTACTGCTGTTCATTTGATTGCTCTGCTCACTGTTTCAATCAGTTTGAGGTTTTAAGAATTCTTTTGACATGTGGAATACTAGTAGCTGTcttagcctgagagcccaaccctatgcatgtctactcagaagcaagacccattacagtaaatggggcttcctcccaggaaagtggatgggactgcagtctctgagagcccactcctatacatgtctacttagaagtaagtcccactgtagtcaatgaagcttactcccaggtaagtgtgggtaggagggcagcctgagagcccaatcctatgcatgcctactcggaagtcagccccattacagtcaatgaggcttactcccaggtaagcgtggattgGATGGCAGCCTCAATTGCCTGTAGACGGACCTTTCCTCGGTTTGAGAGACGGGGCTCTGGCGACGGTGGGAGGAAAGGACAGCCCCGCCGGGTCTCCGAGGCGCCCACCCGGGGCTCTTACCCCACTGCGTTTCCAGGCCGCGACGCCCTTCCCCTCACCAAGCCGAGCAGCGATGGAGGCCCGGCCCGCGCGCACAGACACGGTAGCTCCCGACAGGGCGAAGGCGCGCCGCCCAATGCCACTGCCAAGCGCCTGTCTCCGACTCCCCAGACGGCGCCAGCTGCCAGCCGGCGCGCCGCGCGCCACATCGCCGCTCGCCCCGCCCCTCTCGGGCCAGCCAATGGCGGCGCCGCTCGGCCCCTGCGTCACGCGTGGACCGATCGCCCCACCGCCACCAGACCGCGGCCTGTCGCGCACGGGGAGCGCCCATTGGCCGGCCTCTCGCCCAATGGGCGCTGTCAGGACCGAGCCTGAGGGAAGGCGACGAGGAGccggagggagggggcgggggagaggcggaagGAAGGGGGCGGGGCAACAAGATCCcgaggggagtggggggaggcgcGAGATTAAATTCTAACCGTCCTAACGGTTCTAACGACACACCGGGGGGCGGGCTAACAGAGAGAGCGAGCCAATGGGAGGAGGGCTCGGGTGGAGTGCTGACCAATGGGCGCTCGGTCGTGCGGTTGTCCGGAGACTGGAAAAAGGACACGGAGCCACTAACTGCACAGTCTCTGCGAGGAGGGCGGCTGAGAGCGTTATGTGCAGGTACAGCCGCTCTGTGGTGTCCTGCCCCAGTCTGCGCTCCTCCAGCCTCCTCGCAACACGCTCAGTCAGTCAGGCACTCAAGCATGAGGGGACGCCACTGAGGACAGCCCACAGAAAGCACTTCCTTACCTAGCGCgcttagtctgcggaactccctgccacaggacgtggaggtggagagagggaggctcTTTGCCCTCACACAaccccagagccaggggacagccacCAAAGCTGAGCGTCTGttgaactccctgccacaggacgtgtgagagggagaagagcctccctccaccaccacgtcctgtggcagggcGTTCAACAGACGCTCAGCTTTGGCGGCtgccccctggctctggtgttgtgtgagggaaaagagcctcCTTCTCTCCATGagcatgtcctgtggcaaggtgttccacagtcACTGGTTCCACAGACACTGGGAGACACTCCAATCTTCCAAGGTTCTGGAGGCTTCCTTCCAACCCTCAGCCAGCCCTATCTCAATCCTGGCCTTTTCCTTATATTCCTCTGGCTGGTCCCTCCTTTCTTGTTCCCCCCACCTGGcctggggcagggtgaccagatatcgaAACcccaaagaggacaaggcatcccaagaTTTAGGACAtgcaagaaaaatgcaggacttgataaaataaaagctaaaaacactcgtatattgatttcatgtggttaatttaaacactaataataagtaatattaattcttgtaattaataaatttatgtaatatagttttaaatttaataataatttaaaattatattacatataa is a window of Tiliqua scincoides isolate rTilSci1 chromosome 5, rTilSci1.hap2, whole genome shotgun sequence DNA encoding:
- the IDI1 gene encoding isopentenyl-diphosphate Delta-isomerase 1 isoform X2; this translates as MWRAARRLAAGAVWGVGDRRLAVALGGAPSPCRELPCLCARAGPPSLLGLISTATMPEINTQDLDEQQVQLLKEMCIVIDENDNRIGADTKKNCHLNENIDKGLLHRAFSVFLFNMDNKLLLQQRSDAKITFPDCFTNTCCSHPLSTPLELDENNAIGVRRAAQRRLKAELGIPLEQVTPEDMSYLTRIHYKAQSNGIWGEHEIDYILFMQKNVMLNPDPNEIKSYCYVTQEELRELLEKASRNEIKITPWFRLIAETFLFKWWDNLNNLKRFVDHDKIHRM
- the IDI1 gene encoding isopentenyl-diphosphate Delta-isomerase 1 isoform X1; the encoded protein is MWRAARRLAAGAVWGVGDRRLAVALGGAPSPCRELPCLCARAGPPSLLGLVRGRASRPGNAVGKISTATMPEINTQDLDEQQVQLLKEMCIVIDENDNRIGADTKKNCHLNENIDKGLLHRAFSVFLFNMDNKLLLQQRSDAKITFPDCFTNTCCSHPLSTPLELDENNAIGVRRAAQRRLKAELGIPLEQVTPEDMSYLTRIHYKAQSNGIWGEHEIDYILFMQKNVMLNPDPNEIKSYCYVTQEELRELLEKASRNEIKITPWFRLIAETFLFKWWDNLNNLKRFVDHDKIHRM
- the IDI1 gene encoding isopentenyl-diphosphate Delta-isomerase 1 isoform X3 translates to MPEINTQDLDEQQVQLLKEMCIVIDENDNRIGADTKKNCHLNENIDKGLLHRAFSVFLFNMDNKLLLQQRSDAKITFPDCFTNTCCSHPLSTPLELDENNAIGVRRAAQRRLKAELGIPLEQVTPEDMSYLTRIHYKAQSNGIWGEHEIDYILFMQKNVMLNPDPNEIKSYCYVTQEELRELLEKASRNEIKITPWFRLIAETFLFKWWDNLNNLKRFVDHDKIHRM